One Aegilops tauschii subsp. strangulata cultivar AL8/78 chromosome 7, Aet v6.0, whole genome shotgun sequence genomic window carries:
- the LOC109737337 gene encoding L-type lectin-domain containing receptor kinase SIT2-like produces MFNNGDTTQISVTLAPLKVAKPSRPLVSTTYNLSTVLQDQSYLGFSASTGPINSMYCLLGWSLGINRPAPDIDITKLPNLHRIGPKPQANVPEIVLPIASATLIFLVGTTIILLVQRRRRYAEIHEDWEDEYGPHRFSYKDLVHATQGFHGKNLLGHGGFGKVYKGVFPVSKLEVAVKRVSHESKQGIKEFIAEIVSIGHIRHRNIIQLLSYCRRKGELLLVYYYMSNGSLDQYLHHQEQDEDKPTLDWARRFEIIKGIASGLFCLHERWEKVVIHRDIKASNMLLDSEMNGRLGDFGLSRFYDHGTDPQTTRVVGTMGYFAPELARTGKATPLTDVYAFGIFILEVTCGRRPIIDKGQEEGDGSEILIDWVVEHWRKRSLTDTLHQVAVHLHHAFSLSLCREDKKQSISQVWKKEVLCMSTQISKKKAAGAIGSVKAVLQGVMPSREQS; encoded by the exons ATGTTCAACAATGGAGATACCACTCAGATATCTGTGACCTTGGCTCCCCTCAAGGTAGCCAAACCGTCGAGGCCACTAGTCTCAACCACCTACAACCTCTCAACAGTGCTACAAGATCAGTCCTACCTCGGATTCTCAGCTTCAACTGGTCCGATCAACTCAATGTATTGTTTGCTTGGCTGGAGCTTGGGCATAAACCGTCCTGCTCCGGACATTGACATCACCAAGCTGCCAAACCTACATCGGATTGGCCCCAAACCTCAGGCCAATGTTCCAGAGATCGTCCTGCCAATAGCCAGTGCCACACTCATCTTTCTTGTAGGAACAACTATAATACTATTGGTGCAGAGGCGAAGGAGGTATGCCGAGATACACGAAGATTGGGAGGATGAGTATGGGCCACACCGCTTCTCCTACAAGGATTTAGTCCATGCTACTCAAGGATTTCATGGTAAGAACTTACTTGGCCATGGAGGATTTGGGAAGGTGTATAAAGGCGTGTTTCCGGTCTCTAAACTAGAGGTTGCGGTGAAGAGGGTGTCCCACGAGTCAAAGCAggggataaaggagttcattgccgagaTTGTCAGTATCGGCCATATCCGCCACCGCAACATCATCCAGTTACTAAGTTATTGTAGGAGAAAAGGTGAACTTCTATTGGTCTATTACTATATGTCAAATGGTAGTCTTGACCAGTACTTACATCATCAAGAACAGGATGAGGATAAACCCACTCTAGATTGGGCTCGGAGATTTGAAATCATCAAAGGCATTGCATCTGGCTTATTTTGCCTTCATGAGAGGTGGGAGAAAGTTGTCATCCACCGAGACATCAAAGCAAGCAATATGCTTCTTGATAGTGAAATGAATGGGCGCCTAGGTGACTTTGGCCTTTCAAGGTTTTATGACCATGGCACCGATCCACAAACAACACGCGTCGTCGGCACCATGGGATATTTCGCTCCGGAGCTGGCGCGCACCGGTAAGGCAACACCTCTAACAGATGTGTACGCATTTGGCATTTTCATCCTCGAGGTAACTTGCGGACGGAGGCCAATTATTGACAAGGGTCAGGAGGAGGGTGATGGTTCGGAGATACTGATTGACTGGGTTGTCGAGCATTGGCGCAAACGGTCACTCACAGACACGCTACATCAAGTTGCAGTACACTTGCACCATGCATTTTCATTGTCTTTGTGCAGAGAGGACAAGAAGCAATCAATTAGTCAAGTTTGGAAAAAGGAAGTACTATGTATGTCCACCCaaatctcaaaaaaaaaa GCTGCAGGAGCTATCGGTTCAGTGAAGGCTGTCCTCCAAGGAGTTATGCCCAGCCGGGAGCAGTCTTGA